Proteins from a single region of Hordeum vulgare subsp. vulgare chromosome 6H, MorexV3_pseudomolecules_assembly, whole genome shotgun sequence:
- the LOC123405915 gene encoding glutathione S-transferase T3-like yields the protein MGAGVEAGWHGGGGGGGLAWGRGWRRAGWGAAAAAAAEVLNLLLNLLLLLLQFDSTKECRYLLVIMDDDEAFLDIIDFGCTQTQPKSPIGEQPTPSTQHRSAITEKGKSHKGKNWSSDEDKVLIAAWANTSLDIVGTDQNRDTYWARISEYYNRQKESSWPERNDNAINCRYTFINRETSKFCGCLQQILNRQESGRTIEEKTNDAHILFKEMDPKKKKPFTLMHCYIEFSKYPKWQTRELETSVKKQKKTIDASPGTATNDPADASSVRTDATSIRTDALEHETRPDGVKKDKRGKADDIACKFSLETVWAAKQEKDEIKEAARNARYAQQLELRKEEIALKKKEDARNEREDARRQFELDERVMLMDTSGMTDAQKQFYQAKQKEILARGLE from the exons ATGGGGGCGGGGGTGGAGGCGGGCTGGcatgggggcggcggtggaggcgggCTGGCATGGGGGCGGGGGTGGAGGCGGGCTGGATGGGGTGctgcggctgctgctgctgctgaagtGCTGAACCTGCTGCTgaacttgctgctgctgctgcttcaatTTGATTCAACCAAAGAATGCAGATATTTGTTAGTTATT ATGGATGATGACGAAGCCTTCTTAGACATCATTGATTTTGGTTGCACACAAACGCAACCAAAGAGTCCAATTGGAGAGCAGCCAACTCCATCAACTCAGCATCGTTCTGCAATAACAGAGAAAGGAAAATCCCACAAAGGAAAAAATTGGTCTAGTGATGAGGACAAGGTTCTCATAGCAGCATGGGCAAATACAAGTTTGGATATTGTTGGGACAGATCAAAACCGAGATACTTATTGGGCTAGAATTTCAGAGTACTACAATAGACAGAAGGAATCATCATGGCCGGAACGAAATGATAATGCAATCAATTGCCGTTACACTTTCATTAACAGAGAGACCTCTAAATTTTGTGGTTGCCTTCAGCAGATTTTAAATAGGCAAGAAAGTGGAAGGACTATAGAAGAAAAG ACAAACGATGCACACATTTTGTTCAAGGAAATGGATCCTAAAAAAAAGAAGCCTTTCACATTGATGCATTGCTACATAGAGTTTTCGAAGTATCCAAAGTGGCAGACAAGAGAACTTGAAACTTCTGTGAAGAAACAAAAGAAGACCATTGATGCAAGTCCGGGCACAGCTACCAATGATCCGGCTGATGCATCCTCGGTACGTACTGATGCTACCTCGATACGCACTGATGCTCTTGAACATGAGACTAGACCTGATGGTGTGAAGAAGGACAAGAGAGGTAAGGCTgatgacattgcttgcaagttttCATTAGAAACTGTGTGGGCAGCAAAACAAGAGAAGGATGAGATCAAAGAGGCGGCAAGAAATGCTCGCTACGCGCAGCAACTTGAATTGCGAAAAGAGGAGATTGCACTAAAAAAGAAGGAGGATGCACGAAACGAGAGGGAGGATGCACGAAGACAGTTTGAATTAGATGAGAGGGTCATGCTCATGGACACTAGTGGTATGACTGATGCGCAAAAGCAGTTCTACCAAGCTAAGCAGAAGGAGATCCTTGCTCGCGGCCTAGAGTAA
- the LOC123405916 gene encoding uncharacterized protein LOC123405916: SASGALGLHPLQKMTAAMRILTYGIAADGVDEYIRSAEATNLESCKKFVIKVCEVFGEEYLRSPNEEDIARLLAIGEERGFPGMLGSIDCMHWGWKNCPKKWHGMFRGHVNEPTMILEAVASQDLWIWHAYFGLPGSLNDINVLQRSPVFTKLAEGHTPPVNYSINGRQYTMGYYLADGIYPRWATFVKSIPAPTSRKHKTFAKKQEGARKDVERAFGVLQSRFAIVRGPAKGWKRKEISDVMKACVITHNMIVEEERQTGRQRCTFDAMGERVTVSRTHAEELSSFIQMTQRIRNFNEHDQLKLDLIDHVWQKFGNE, from the coding sequence AGTGCTTCTGGAGCTCTTGGGTTACATCCTCTACAAAAGATGACCGCGGCAATGCGGATCCTCACATATGGAATAGCAGCTGATGGTGTTGATGAGTACATTCGGTCCGCTGAGGCTACTAATTTAGAGTCTTGCAAGAAATTTGTAATCAAAGTTTGTGAAGTTTTTGGGGAAGAGTACCTGAGATCTCCAAATGAAGAAGACATCGCTAGGTTACTTGCAATAGGGGAGGAAAGAGGATTTCCCGGTATGTTAGGGAGCATAGATTGCATGCACTGGGGGTGGAAAAATTGCCCCAAAAAATGGCATGGCATGTTTAGAGGCCATGTGAACGAGCCCACTATGATCTTGGAAGCAGTTGCTTCACAAGATctttggatttggcatgcttatTTTGGTTTACCAGGGTCTCTGAATGATATAAATGTTCTTCAACGTTCTCCTGTTTTTACAAAGCTAGCCGAAGGCCACACTCCTCCAGTGAATTATAGCATCAATGGCCGTCAGTACACAATGGGGTATTATCTTGCAGATGGTATCTATCCACGGTGGGCAACATTTGTGAAGAGCATACCAGCTCCAACTAGCAGAAAGCATAAAACTTTTGCCAAGAAGCAAGAGGGGGCTAGGAAAGATGTGGaacgagcctttggagttctgcaATCCCGTTTTGCCATTGTTCGTGGACCTGCTAAAGGATGGAAACGTAAAGAAATCAGTGATGTAATGAAAGCTTGTGTCATAACGCACAATATGATAGTAGAAGAGGAGCGACAAACTGGTCGACAAAGATGCACTTTTGACGCAATGGGAGAAAGAGTCACAGTCTCTCGTACTCATGCAGAAGAACTGAGCTCGTTTATTCAGATGACTCAACGGATTAGAAATTTCAATGAACATGATCAGCTTAAACTTGATCTAATTGACCATGTGTGGCAAAAGTTTGGAAACGAGTGA
- the LOC123402227 gene encoding pentatricopeptide repeat-containing protein At1g61870, mitochondrial-like: MAAAAALRRALAPAPALLLRRQALVRLLSTQNQSPAAPTISPAELVRIKNSIRSAATPPDELAALFLKGIPHTPFLGDRSIFSLAVSRLTAAARPDLVSSVLSASLTALPAPHPSEGFLIRLIALYADAGMPTHSLSTFRLVVPPSDRALSALLAAYHDAGQPARAIQAFRDLSAELSIAPGVVSHNVLLKCMVATGDVAGARQVFDGMPDKAGLQPDIVSCNEMLKGYLKTGDYAAFDLLLKEVTGGKRRLKPNVTTYKLRMSGLCAKGRSFEAEELLEAMGANGVPPNRECFNTVIGGLCKEGEVGAAVALFKRMPEVPRPNGKGVSPNFETYIMLIEALVENNAFVPALEVCKECLANKWAPPFQAVKGLIQGLVKSRKVKHAKELGMAMKKAAKGDAKEEWEKVEADAFQLALAEMKA; this comes from the coding sequence atggccgccgccgccgcgctccGCCGGGCCCTCGCTCCGGCACCGGCGCTCCTCCTCCGCCGGCAGGCCCTCGTGCGACTCCTCTCCACGCAGAACCAGTCCCCCGCCGCCCCCACCATCAGCCCCGCCGAGCTCGTCCGCATCAAGAACTCCATCCGCAGCGCCGCCACGCCGCCCGACGAGCTCGCCGCGCTCTTCTTGAAGGGGATCCCGCACACGCCCTTCCTCGGCGACCGCTCCATCTTCTCCCTCGCCGTCTCgcgcctcaccgccgccgcccgccccGACCTCGTCTCCTCCGTGCTCTCCGCCTCCCTCACCGCCCTCCCGGCGCCGCACCCCTCCGAGGGCTTCCTCATCCGCCTCATCGCGCTCTACGCCGACGCCGGCATGCCCACCCACTCCCTCTCCACCTTCCGCCTCGTCGTGCCCCCCTCCGACCGCGCCCTCTCCGCGCTCCTCGCCGCCTACCACGACGCCGGCCAGCCCGCCCGCGCCATCCAGGCCTTCCGCGACCTCTCAGCGGAGCTCTCCATCGCGCCGGGAGTCGTATCCCACAACGTGCTCCTCAAGTGCATGGTTGCCACGGGGGACGTCGCCGGCGCTCGCCAGGTGTTCGATGGAATGCCCGACAAGGCCGGGCTGCAGCCGGACATAGTCTCCTGCAACGAGATGCTCAAGGGGTACCTCAAGACGGGAGACTACGCCGCGTTCGACCTGCTGCTCAAGGAGGTCACCGGCGGCAAGAGGCGGCTCAAGCCCAACGTCACAACCTACAAGCTCCGGATGTCCGGCCTGTGCGCCAAGGGCAGGAGCTTCGAGGCAGAGGAACTGCTGGAGGCCATGGGCGCCAACGGCGTCCCGCCTAACCGGGAGTGCTTCAACACCGTCATCGGCGGGCTCTGCAAGGAGGGGGAGGTGGGCGCTGCCGTGGCGCTGTTCAAGAGGATGCCGGAGGTGCCCAGGCCCAATGGCAAAGGCGTGTCGCCCAACTTCGAGACCTACATCATGCTGATCGAGGCGCTGGTCGAAAACAACGCGTTCGTCCCTGCGCTGGAGGTGTGCAAGGAGTGCCTGGCCAACAAGTGGGCGCCGCCGTTCCAGGCTGTCAAGGGTCTGATCCAAGGGCTGGTCAAGAGCAGGAAGGTGAAGCATGCCAAGGAGCTCGGCATGGCGATGAAGAAGGCTGCCAAGGGTGATGCCAAGGAGGAGTGGGAGAAGGTCGAGGCGGATGCCTTCCAGCTCGCGCTCGCCGAGATGAAAGCGTAA